A DNA window from Camelina sativa cultivar DH55 chromosome 17, Cs, whole genome shotgun sequence contains the following coding sequences:
- the LOC104759285 gene encoding uncharacterized protein LOC104759285, whose amino-acid sequence MGSPSAVRRLKEMRREHFSDFLFLMETKNSRDHVVSVMDWLGYDKVHVVDPVGLSGGLALYWKDMYTVEVLQSNSRLIDTKISKGTLSFFATFVYGDPVRSKREEVWERLTRLGLQRDEAWFLVGDFNEIMNNNEKLGGPARPEWSFYPFRNMTRGCRIKELPSSGNTLSWGGRRENVWVQCQLDRSFGNSSWFDMFPRAKTEYFEYMGLDHMPIITRFVGATGTFRGRFCYDKRWTCKPETDEIIKKHWNMEGVGADCSVTDRLFQCRRALSKWKRTANTNSYSLIQRLKWELEKESTKRYPSFQKLQQVKWDLANAFREEELYWKQKKQAKMAKCRIVSLIDKHGNEVFEEGSKGNVAVEYFMDMFSSSNPEGFEELLDGMSTRVTEGMNRALTAPISAAEIKRAAFKVQGDSAPGADGWTGIFFKRYWKIIGKDIISEVQGFFNSGTMPADWNHTQICLIPKTTNVNTMMNMRPISLCSVLYKIVSNILCSRLKCCLPKLVSETQGAFVSGRLISDNILIAHEIVHALRTNGKFNEEFIAVKTDMSKAYDRVEWDFLETLFTRMGFDAKWIQWVMTCVRLVSYSVLINGSAHGFIVPNRGIRQGDPLSPFLFILCAEALIHVLEQKQMQGWLTGLFISKADQNECEVLLHYGRASGQRINFSKSAITFGSKATKQRKIMVKTKLGILTEGGTGSYLGLPECFSGFKQALLAFIGDKLKKRLHGWYAKSLSMGRREILLKSVAIALPVYVKERSLGWRGKRCAKRNLRGAWVLKIWSSFNQALLAKQSWRMLNNPNSLIARFFKSRYFRTTTILECGSGSRPSYAWRSILYGRELLKQGLVKIIGDGKDTFVWLDKWIQDQHPRAPYRAQIFFDVGMKVAQLKDQHTGVWHVDMVKDIFPPLDAKMILKMKCTASHSDCSIWSYTKSGAYSVKSGYWLAQSLLSRYETPSEELKQSNLRKESLWKLRTVPKIKTFLWRMLSGALAIAGRLASQGLTVDLRCMVCGASPETIAHTIFGCQIARQAFALANIPVPQAGFLRVGGSWILRDEYGRVRYHARDALNGATTLVHAGLQVLKWVIEAIQIMHVEQVILEIDCAMVVQAINQPQDWPKHCFLLREIHGCLDSMSFWECKQVSITANKVARSIARSVTRDERLQLYMALGAPSWLQDILMNDER is encoded by the exons ATGGGGAGCCCCTCGGCAGTTCGGCGTCTAAAGGAAATGCGTCGTGAACATTTCTCAGACTTCTTGTTCCTCATGGAGACTAAAAACTCCAGAGATCACGTTGTTAGTGTAATGGATTGGCTTGGTTATGACAAGGTGCATGTAGTCGACCCAGTAGGTTTGAGTGGTGGTTTGGCTCTGTATTGGAAGGATATGTATACGGTGGAAGTGTTGCAATCAAACTCCAGACTGATCGACACTAAGATATCTAAAGGAACTTTATCCTTCTTTGCCACCTTTGTCTACGGAGATCCGGTCagaagcaagagagaagaagtatGGGAGAGGCTAACGAGACTTGGTCTTCAAAGAGACGAAGCTTGGTTTTTAGTTGGCGACTTTAACGAGATCATGAACAATAATGAAAAGCTAGGAGGCCCGGCTAGGCCAGAGTGGTCTTTTTATCCCTTCCGTAATATGACAAGGGGTTGTAGAATCAAGGAGCTCCCGAGTTCAGGTAACACACTCTCATGGGGAGGGAGGAGAGAGAATGTCTGGGTGCAGTGTCAACTGGATAGGAGCTTTGGCAACAGTTCTTGGTTCGATATGTTTCCACGTGCTAAAACAGAGTATTTTGAGTATATGGGTTTAGATCACATGCCTATTATCACAAGGTTTGTGGGGGCGACAGGCACCTTTAGAGGTAGATTCTGCTATGATAAGCGCTGGACTTGCAAGCCGGAGACTGATGAGATCATCAAAAAGCATTGGAACATGGAGGGAGTAGGAGCAGACTGCTCAGTTACGGATAGATTATTTCAGTGTAGGAGAGCTCTTTCTAAGTGGAAACGCACTGCTAATACTAACTCTTATAGTCTAATTCAACGCCTGAAGTGGGAGTTAGAAAAGGAATCCACAAAGAGGTATCCGAGCTTTCAAAAACTGCAACAAGTTAAATGGGACTTAGCGAATGCTTTTAGAGAAGAGGAACTAtactggaaacaaaaaaagcagGCAAAAATGGCTAAGTGCAG GATAGTGTCATTAATTGACAAGCATGGAAACGAAGTTTTTGAGGAAGGTTCCAAAGGGAATGTGGCGGTTGAGTATTTTATGGACATGTTCTCCTCTTCGAATCCAGAGGGTTTTGAGGAGCTACTAGATGGGATGTCTACACGGGTAACAGAGGGGATGAATAGAGCTCTGACAGCCCCTATTTCTGCAGCGGAAATTAAACGAGCTGCGTTTAAGGTTCAAGGGGATAGTGCACCTGGTGCAGATGGTTGGACTGGCATTTTCTTCAAACGATATTGGAAAATCATTGGGAAAGATATTATATCTGAAGTTCAAGGGTTCTTTAACTCTGGAACGATGCCGGCGGATTGGAACCATACCCAGATCTGCTTGATACCAAAAACGACGAATGTCAATACCATGATGAACATGCGTCCAATCAGTCTGTGCTCAGTCCTTTACAAGATTGTTTCAAACATTCTTTGTTCAAGACTGAAATGCTGTCTACCAAAGCTAGTGTCAGAGACTCAAGGAGCCTTCGTGTCAGGGAGACTGATCTCCGATAACATCCTGATAGCCCATGAGATAGTACATGCACTAAGAACAAATGGGAAGTTTAATGAAGAGTTTATAGCGGTCAAGACAGACATGTCTAAAGCATATGATCGGGTTGAATGGGACTTCTTGGAGACTCTGTTTACAAGAATGGGTTTTGATGCTAAATGGATACAGTGGGTGATGACATGTGTCCGTTTGGTATCTTACTCAGTTCTCATTAATGGAAGTGCCCACGGTTTCATTGTTCCGAACCGAGGGATCAGACAAGGTGATCCCCTATCACCTTTTCTCTTCATCCTATGTGCAGAGGCTCTAATACACGTGCTAGAACAAAAGCAGATGCAAGGCTGGCTTACAGG CTTGTTTATCAGCAAAGCAGATCAGAATGAATGTGAAGTACTCCTGCACTATGGTCGAGCATCAGGGCAGCGAATAAACTTCTCAAAATCTGCTATCACTTTCGGATCCAAGGCCACTAAGCAGAGGAAGATCATGGTTAAGACTAAGTTGGGAATCTTGACAGAGGGTGGAACAGGCTCTTATTTGGGCTTGCCAGAGTGTTTTAGTGGTTTCAAACAAGCTCTGCTGGCCTTCATTGGTGACAAGTTAAAGAAACGCCTACATGGTTGGTATGCTAAGTCCCTCTCTATGGGAAGGAGGGAGATTCTTCTTAAATCAGTGGCCATAGCTCTGCCAGTGTAC GTCAAAGAAAGATCGCTTGGGTGGCGTGGAAAAAGATGTGCAAAGCGAAATCTGAGGGGGGCTTGGGTTTTAAAGATATGGTCGAGCTTTAACCAGGCTTTATTGGCGAAGCAATCATGGCGCATGCTCAATAACCCAAACTCTCTTATTGCGAGGTTCTTTAAAAGCAGATACTTTCGTACCACGACCATCCTGGAATGTGGCTCTGGTTCAAGACCTTCTTATGCCTGGAGGAGCATCTTATATGGAAGGGAACTGTTAAAGCAAGGGCTTGTCAAGATTATAGGAGATGGGAAAGACACTTTCGTGTGGTTGGATAAATGGATACAGGATCAGCACCCTAGAGCTCCGTATCGTGCGCAAATATTTTTTGATGTGGGTATGAAAGTAGCTCAGCTGAAGGATCAACATACTGGTGTCTGGCACGTGGATATGGTTAAAGATATTTTCCCTCCTTTGGACGCTAAGATGATACTGAAGATGAAGTGTACCGCATCCCATTCTGATTGCTCCATCTGGTCTTATACCAAGTCGGGTGCATACTCAGTGAAAAGTGGATATTGGCTGGCACAGTCTCTCCTATCACGTTACGAGACCCCTTCTGAAGAGCTTAAGCAGTCAAACTTGCGTAAGGAGAGTCTATGGAAACTGCGTACGGTACCGAAAATCAAAACCTTCCTTTGGAGAATGCTTTCTGGAGCTCTCGCAATAGCAGGGAGATTAGCCTCGCAAGGGTTAACTGTTGACCTGCGGTGTATGGTTTGTGGCGCTTCTCCGGAAACTATTGCTCACACAATTTTTGGGTGTCAAATTGCTAGGCAAGCTTTTGCGCTAGCTAATATCCCTGTCCCTCAGGCAG GTTTCTTGCGGGTAGGAGGAAGTTGGATTCTTAGAGATGAATATGGTCGGGTGAGGTATCATGCTCGTGATGCACTTAATGGGGCTACGACGCTAGTACATGCGGGACTGCAGGTCCTCAAGTGGGTAATAGAAGCAATACAGATTATGCATGTGGAACAGGTGATTCTTGAGATTGATTGCGCGATGGTGGTACAGGCCATTAATCAACCACAAGATTGGCCAAAACACTGCTTTCTTCTGCGGGAAATACATGGGTGCCTAGACAGTATGAGCTTTTGGGAGTGTAAACAAGTTTCAATAACAGCAAATAAGGTGGCCCGTTCTATAGCAAGGAGCGTGACAAGGGATGAGCGTTTGCAATTGTATATGGCTCTAGGTGCACCGTCGTGGCTACAGGACATCCTTATGAATGACGAGCGTTAA
- the LOC104759286 gene encoding uncharacterized protein LOC104759286, with product MEFRNSGSWIWKSIGKLRHLARPFIVYKLGTGITCNFWSDNWTGMGSLLEITQGRGPAATGLPKNAVVAEALREGQWWISQSRSRNPIIQLVKQCLPLPSVVDTRHDGEDDCFLWKVGEAEPSDIFSTATTWDHLNPPLDTKDWYEAVWFKEKIPKHAFVAWLAALNRLTTKDRLISWGLAVPPHCLLCGNHEESRQHLFFDCVYAEQVWQYFYSRAAVTPPNLFLDALVWLKRPCRNRNVAAILKLTFQASIYLLWKERNSRLHTSTSRPPVNLIQEIKVIIRSRLEPFSRIQNARQVLLVWRHAVSPAISDATVVRQYE from the exons ATGGAGTTCAGAAACTCTGGGAGTTGGATATGGAAATCCATAGGAAAGTTGAGACATCTGGCCAGACCCTTTATTGTCTATAAGTTGGGTACTGGGATCACTTGCAATTTCTGGAGTGACAATTGGACGGGTATGGGAAGTTTATTGGAAATAACTCAAGGAAGAGGACCGGCTGCAACAGGTCTTCCCAAGAATGCAGTGGTCGCTGAGGCTCTGAGAGAAGGTCAGTGGTGGATTTCTCAGAGTAGAAGCAGGAACCCGATAATTCAATTGGTGAAACAATGTCTTCCTTTGCCATCAGTGGTAGATACAAGGCATGATGGGGAGGATGATTGTTTCCTTTGGAAGGTTGGTGAAGCGGAACCTTCAGATATCTTCTCTACTGCTACCACGTGGGATCATCTCAACCCACCCCTGGATACAAAGGATTGGTACGAAGCGGTGTGGTTCAAGGAGAAGATTCCCAAGCACGCTTTTGTGGCTTGGTTAGCAGCGCTCAACAGGTTAACCACAAAGGATAGACTTATAAGTTGGGGGCTAGCAGTTCCTCCACACTGTCTACTGTGTGGAAATCATGAGGAGTCACGACAACATCTGTTTTTTGATTGTGTGTATGCGGAACAAGTATGGCAGTATTTCTACTCAAGGGCTGCAGTTACTCCTCCCAACCTATTTCTTGATGCTTTGGTGTGGCTCAAACGGCCTTGCAGGAATAGAAATGTCGCAGCAATTCTCAAGCTGACATTTCAAGCCTCAATCTATCTTCTTTGGAAGGAACGTAACTCACGATTGCATACTTCAACCTCGAGACCGCCGGTGAACTTGATACAAGAGATCAAAGTCATCATTCGCAGTCGACTAGAACCGTTCTCCAGGATCCAAAACGCTAGACAG GTGTTACTCGTTTGGAGGCACGCTGTATCCCCCGCTATATCCGATGCCACGGTTGTTCGGCAATATGAATGA
- the LOC104756217 gene encoding transcription factor MYB76-like gives MGRATWYDADGTKRGEWTEEEDQKLVAYIDEYGVGDWRFLPDKAGLRRCGKSCRLRWLNFLRPGIKKGKFTPQEEQIIINLHSAFGNRWALIAQQMPNRSDNDIKNHWNSCLKKRLKRNGIDPVTHQPVANNLAVETRWFNTEYSTSSSAIASPSSYSSSSRSAHLLNKIATGISSRQHCVDRIKNILSDLGTTNIHCQEEEGEELNKDHEKILASGFQEEDFLMWDEEELRRFMEEISVMEFGTTSYDCN, from the exons ATGGGGAGAGCGACGTGGTACGACGCCGACGGGACGAAGAGAGGAGAATGGACGGAGGAGGAAGACCAGAAACTCGTCGCTTACATCGACGAATACGGCGTCGGGGACTGGCGTTTTCTTCCTGACAAAGCTG GTTTGCGGAGATGTGGGAAGAGCTGCAGATTAAGGTGGCTTAATTTCCTAAGGCCTGGGATTAAGAAAGGCAAATTCACTCCTCAAGAAGAACAAATTATCATCAATTTACATTCTGCATTCGGTAACAG GTGGGCACTCATAGCGCAGCAGATGCCAAATCGATCAGACAATGACATCAAGAACCATTGGAACTCTTGTCTCAAGAAAAGACTAAAGAGAAACGGAATCGACCCAGTGACCCACCAGCCAGTCGCCAATAACCTCGCCGTCGAAACGCGGTGGTTTAACACAGAATACAGTACCTCTTCTTCCGCGATAGCGAGTCCATCTTcttactcctcctcctcccgcTCGGCCCATCTCCTTAATAAGATCGCCACTGGTATCTCATCTAGACAACACTGTGTCGACAGGATCAAGAACATCTTGTCGGATCTGGGAACCACAAACATCCActgtcaagaagaagaaggggaagagTTGAACAAGGACCATGAGAAGATATTAGCTAGTGGTTTTCAAGAAGAAGACTTTTTAATGTGGGACGAGGAAGAATTGAGGCGTTTCATGGAGGAGATTAGTGTAATGGAGTTCGGCACGACGTCGTACGATTGTAATTAA
- the LOC104756216 gene encoding transcription factor MYB34-like — MGRTTWFDVDGMKRGEWTAEEDQKLVAYINEHGICDWRSLPIRAGLKRCGKSCRLRWLNYLRPGIRRGKFTPQEEEDIIRLHAAVGNRWAAIARQMKNRTDNDIKNHWNSCLKKRLSRKGIDPMTHEPIIKHLTVKTTNEDSCSTSTTTSPSTESSPSSGSARLLNKLAAGISSRQHSLDRIKYILSNPIVRSSDQVNEKEEERESNMDQKIDGVEEEDDIQTWDEEEVRRLMEVDVMDYEMTSYDSVMYESTHVLDHLFLT; from the exons ATGGGAAGGACAACGTGGTTCGACGTCGACGGGATGAAGAGAGGAGAGTGGACGGCGGAGGAAGACCAGAAGCTCGTCGCTTACATCAACGAGCATGGCATCTGTGATTGGCGTTCTCTCCCCATAAGAGctg gTTTGAAGAGATGTGGAAAGAGCTGCAGATTAAGGTGGCTTAATTATCTAAGGCCTGGGATTAGAAGAGGCAAGTTCACtcctcaagaagaagaagatatcatcAGACTTCATGCGGCTGTCGGAAACAG GTGGGCAGCCATAGCGAGGCAGATGAAGAATCGAACAGATAATGATATCAAGAACCACTGGAACTCTTGTCTCAAGAAAAGACTTTCGAGAAAAGGAATTGACCCGATGACCCACGAGCCCATCATCAAACACCTCACCGTCAAGACCACTAACGAAGACTCTTGTAGCACTTCCACGACAACGTCACCGTCGACGGAAAGCTCTCCTTCCTCAGGATCAGCTCGTCTCCTCAATAAGCTCGCAGCAGGTATCTCATCTAGACAACACAGTCTGGATAGGATCAAGTACATCTTGTCGAACCCAATAGTCAGAAGCAGTGATCAAGTAaacgagaaagaagaagaaagagagtcaAATATGGATCAGAAGATTGACggtgttgaagaagaagatgatattcAGACTTGGGACGAGGAGGAAGTTAGACGTTTAATGGAGGTTGATGTAATGGACTACGAGATGACGTCATACGACTCTGTCATGTACGAGAGTACTCACGTACTTGATCATCTCTTTTTGACTTGA